tttccattaaaaattaaacgctgagaatggattttacaagatttgtctgaattgtacaatatttgaaaaattttgttttcaccaTCCTCGGCGAAACATGGACTCATCTGTTATACACAGGTTGACCCtgtctgcaacaaaacaataatgtctgcgtttaatagagcatggaatcctctaccaatatcgccattcaaagagtttcaaactttcttcgtcttggacatatcaccattcaaagatgtcgaattttcgactttagctggctgtagctaCGTGGTCAAGATGTCGAGGGGAGCCATTTCAatacgaattagcttagaattagtccctctatccgttgcgataacaatctgtattcaaattgactcgtcggtcccgcaTGGCCATGAGTACcagttctccgaaacggctggatggatccgcgaactgaatgtggttccgtatagtactcgagtccctcaataagaacatgaaaaaaaatcagaggtggtgtcgcgagTCGCGactagggatgggagacgttcaaaattatcgataatatcaatcgaaagaaattatcgataaacgattaatcatatcgttatcgataattggataattatcgataattatcaaaatatcgaaattcgataattatcaaaatatcgatattttgatatttatctgaaaattcatgataatataccgatatatcggaatatatcgataaatatcggattttcggaccgaaatatcgatatatcgatatcttgataattatcaaaatatcaataattatcgattatcgatatttttttgagaattttcgataaaaaaagtcgataattatcgattatcgataatcgataatcattatcattatcgcccatgcctagtcgcgactctatttaagttttgttcaaccccaccgtgtaTTAATTCGGATTTCATCTGTGTAAGCTTAGTTTCTTGTatgttaaaaatttacattcacgAAACATACTTGACCGAAATAGTTGTAATAGTGCCACGACAATTAATCACTGACCCCTTTGtcatttttattgtcaaaatCTTTAAACAAACGGATCAATCGATGCAAGGGTCATGCTTTCTACACTGGCCTATGAGAACGATtgtatttgaaataaaaatatcatcGTGCTAGCGCCTGGAAGATTAAACATAATTCAGACTAAACttccgtttttaatttaattggagCATCCTTCGTCCATCCATTTAATTCATCAAGAATAGACGTTAGACGTGTTATTATGCTCTATTTATATCATTTAAACGCTAAACAGAACGTACACTTTCCTGTACCGCCCCGATCGaggtaaattttgtttcaacttGTAAGTGAATATTGTGCGTACGTTGTAAGAGAGCCAAAATTGACAAAGGAAATGGGCAACATAATTACCCTTCCTTCGTCGACATTCGAAATgcaatgaaaaatgtgttttcaattttatgtctaTATTGGTTTTGTATACCAATAACAGTTGTAATTCAATCAGGGTTTTAAGGCGTGACATATTGTGCAATGACTTTGGGATAATGTTATACACGTTGGAGGCTATACAGATAGATTAtttgaggaatttttttttcacccaAAACAAATATGCGAGATCATAaaccaataaataaatgaatgtgGTACAGTCATATCCCAAGTTGTAATAAAACAAGAGGAGATTGACGCGGCAGGCGCGTTAGCAATAGACTCGCACGTTCCGAAACTACaattttcgcaatatttccacACATTTAGTATAGTTGAGTGTAACTGCTATTACAATCACAGTAGTCCTTattacataaattaaatttcgaaaatggtaCAATTGTGAAATCACTTAATATGAAGAGTACTTACTATTAATAGTTAAATATTGATAGTCAAATGTCGAACAACGTAGGCGCAAGcggatcatacattttaatcagtcaaGTCTTGACGCTCGCCTAGTTAACATCTCCGCTAAAACATTCTCTTTCAACTATCAActattgatagttgactatcaatagTTGAGGAAGAATGTTTTAGTGGAGATGTTAACTGGACGAGcggatcatacattttaatcagtcaaTTCGTGACTCTTGTCCAGTTGACATCACCGTTAAACATTCTACCTATCCAATATTGATAGACAACTATCAATAGTTGATAGTTGAGGGAGAATTTTTTGGCGGAGATGTTAACTGGACGAGCGTCATATAttgactgattaaaatgtatgatccgctagctactagattgttcgacatttgatagtcaactattgAATGTCAACTATCACACCATTATGTgatttcgcaatatttccatatattgcgtaattgaatttattacagAAATTTACAGCAACACTACTGACAActttcaaatataaatatttgagttCTCATCGAAAAGGCTCACCCTCTATCACATATCAGACATACGTGAGAATGGTAGTTGGGCAGAGTGAATTCGATTGGGACTAAAAATCTTAATGGAGTGATGTGTGTCGTTGCGCGAGACGCTGTGACCTATAAATTTTTGAGGTCTGATCGAAAAGGCTCACCCTTCATCAATATACCAGACTCAAGTGATAATTGTAGATGGGCAGAGTCAAAAAGATCGGGATCAAAAGTTTGGATAGTTTGAGCGTGTCGCTTCAACCGtcctttcatatttttctaaagTTACGACacacggacagacagacagacggacggacggacggacggacggacggacggacggtcggacggacggacggacggacagacggacggacggacggacggacggacggacggacggacggacggacatggCTCAATCGTCTTATAATATCATACTGATAATAATTGCCCACTACGATATAGGCcgttttcgattatttcacTTACTTACACGATGGTGGGCAAAACATAAAGACTCTCACGATTTACTTCGTATCGTGCGAGTCTAATAAATGATGAAAAGGTCGGACATTTAACACCCTTACACAATACTAGGTCCCatcttttgggcgggtcaggtccatTGACTGACAGTTTTCGCAATGTTATTTTCCGAAGCATCTTAAATCACTATCtctgacacaaaaatttacatttcattctaatttattttttcatatgCTATAATCtaacttcagtcggtgatcagctgtcgTAGACAAAAACCTAAGCATCGCTTCTAAAGTAAGGACATACTTCAGTTGGTGATGagctgccaaaacaaggatcatgtccggagcgttagcggaggacttgacgcagtctaacttccaaaaaaagaacgaagaaaattttttgagacgcggcgactatatataggcgagaatttaagtttctttcctttggcctgtatcaccacaaatcctattctatcttattcgcgcttcacatacgagcaaaacgagctatcactcgtctatgtagctttaaaattactGGAGATactagagatgtgcgggccgacCTATTTTCAAAACCCGACCCAGCCCGGCCCAGACTAATTTTTAATacccgagcccgacccgacTCGAGAATATTGTAGTAAAACCCGGCCCGGCCCGACTCggcccgtattttttttattgagcgaaaaaacctaaaattggGCGCGCCTAAGAAGTGGAAATCGTTCGGTTACCTATCGTTATAATAATGTAGTCTCACAAATCTATCGAACACTTGAAAGGAAACTTACTCTCGGACTGTATTGAGggattttttgaaagtggaccaggctccatcggagctattttttagcGACTCTTTGTTTACATATCCAGATAGCCCTTGACCCCAATAGTCTAAAACCGCagtcatttcattttaatgttcTTTTATTGGCTAGGGAACTTccaccaaaagtcgaaaaagggtgttttttgtccgtgatttactgccgctacaggCTAAGGACATACATGGAGATACGGGTCAAGCACATATATCTTTGCATGTCCTGTATCGTTGtttgaaaataacaaaaataatttttcattcaaaggccggaaattttgataaacttcaaaaggtgatatcTCGCACCTGGCGAATATTTATCTTTAAATCAGTAGATGTagacatcaaaaacagcatacttcgtgtatttttctaaaattaatattttgctttcgtGTGTTGGAACACTATTCAATTTGTACCCAAAAAAGTATCCTAAGCCTGTCACTTCTATGGCAAGTGGGGTATCATTGTAAAGCAAGGTTAAGCTTCTATCAGGGCATCCACTGATCTTAAGATAAACATTCGCCAGGTGCGAGATATCATtttttgaagttcatcaaaatttccggcctttgactgaaacattattcttgtcattttcgaacaatggTACAGGACATGTATCTccttgacaatacctatccaatgaGCCCACACACATGTATGTCCATAGCCTGTAGCGGCAGAAAATCACGGacaaaaaacaccctttttcgactGTTAGTGGAAGTTTCCTAgccaataaaagaatattaaaatgaaatgactACGGTTTTAGACTATTGGTGGCAAGGGCTATGTGGGCATGTAAACAAAGAGTCgctaaaaaatagctccgacggagccgtgtccactttcaaaaaaatctctcattgcaatttttctttaaatttttcttttacatttttttaaaaggcgAACAAAGTCGAGCCAGCCCGaatctttgtttttgaaacccgagcccgactaatttttgaaacccggACCCAAGCCCGGTCGGGCCGGGCTGGGCCGGGTCGGGTAGATGAATTTTgggcggcccgcacatctctaggagatacatcgttttgaaattggcacttttcatagaaaatacaccaaattaacgttttccaaacaatcaaaatctttcaacttactctgtatgtttctatctgtctatctgtccatctatctatcgacggtcgatctcggaaactagtcagccaatctccatgaaattttgcagaaacctcagggtgggcataaaaatgaaaatgtgatacgccattaccccaggaaaaccagaattttgttttatcggcctcgaagtggtttctgagtgtggttttcgagggtcgggaacgcgttttcggctgtagcttagctgtattgaaacctacagaggcgtgcgacccatcaaatgaaaggtatttgtaacacgattcgaacaaaaaaataattaggaAAAATCGGTGCAGATTcggttgagctagagtgattagagtgaccaaattttgagctactcgagcgtaggatgaaaggactaatattttttggcttatgagagatagagagttactttcttcggcaaagtctcaaagttttacgagtagaacagaagggcatatgtgaaaaatgtcgggagatggaaatgggtgggtcaattggggtttggGAGAtatttggagatatttcttgaatggtggcagatagagaattactttcttcgtcaaattttcgattttcgtcaaatttttgaattagaaCCATTAGAACTGGtctaaaaagcagtgttgactacacttctaaaacgactgatatcccaacaaaaatctcttcgagaaaagtgtgacgcagtctttgaagtgcaatttctaaaatgaatgatatcgctagagttgacgctttcagcttcgttacgcaaaaattcaattgtacacccaattagttcaaacaagctggcttgaACAGAcctgcaagaaaatttatctgccacatgcgacgcagatttttttggtaaaatttttgttgttttcagtcaaatattttttggtaaaaattatttggcagatgatgagctAAAACtgagccagcttgtttgaactaattgggtgtacaatttaatttttgcgtaacgaagctgaaagcgtcaactctagcgatatcattcattttagaaattgcacTTCAAAGAGTGACGCagacttttctcgaagagatttttgttgggatatacGTTAGTCGGTGactggctgtcaaagagtaaacatctctgcttTTTACAGCTTTGAGTACAACTACTATTTaccttaaaataaattaaaaaacaatgaattttaacttgGCCATTCAAAATGTTTGAGGGGTCTACATTTAAATCACAAGTTCTAAGTTAACTTATAGTTATAAGTAAAAATTGCAATCTCCCTATTTAGTACTAGTTTAGTCAATCCTTtagaatatataaaaaaataaaacaatttgagACCTCATTCATATAATTCATGTACTTGTTAGCTATTCAATATCATACAAAGCAGTAATTCATTAACGTTACATATTTGACTAACTTTTTTGCTTTGTcacaaccaaaaatttaaagtgatcaaataaaagtattttcaaattagggaaaaaaaaagttcagaaCAATTCAACGATACTATTTGGTTcggaaagaacaggttaaatCACCTCTGAGTTAATCATTGGGCAGCACATTTTAGTGTTTTGCCGACTCAACCGACGTAGTAgagaatgtttaaaaaaaaaattatggagaAAATCTACTGAACCGTTTAAATTTAGACTTCGTgattgtcttaacctgttctttcagatcGGAACGACGAATGTGTAACGTGTTCAATCTTGATTAATATGTCGATTTTTGATCGCCTCCACTTCACGAATTAGTCCGTTGAAATCAAGTCGACACTTTTCGTGACCGTCATACCTCAACTTGTAATTGTTAAATTCCATATTTTTCGAGATAAATACTTTactttctttaaaattaaaactacCGGACTCGAAATACTTCAAATGTGTGAATAATTCAAGCGTCAAATCGAAATAATTTATAGAGTCAAAGCTTATATAAAAATGCGTTAGGCGCTTCAACATTAACAGACAATCGAAGTTGAAAATCGATACTGAAGTGGCGAGAGGCGACTGTGAATTGGTTGCCACGGTTAACCATGTTAATTGGTCCAACTCACCTAGTCGACTGTAAAAGGATTGATCCAATGAGGCGTTGTACAATTGTAGTTCGGTCAAATAGTCAAAATTCTTCAGAAACTCGAACAGATGCTCTTGATTCTCCACTTTTCCGTTTACACAAATGCTTCGAGTactgaaatatttcttgaaaaaatcGTCAGGTACTTTGTCTTTCATCGAATCCACCAGTGTATTGTAATCAATTTGGTGTGGGTTAGTCAAACGGGTATTAAAAACAGTTTCAGTTAGTGAATTGTAATTGTTGatttggaaaagaaaatcgttgttgttGCTGGTATATTCATCGATTTTCTTCAACTCATCCAATTCAACTGAtagaaagtaaattttcggCTCAGACCGCTGATGGCCGAGTTTGTGTTCGACCAAACTTTTAATTGCTCTAGGAATATAGCCGCAGCTTCCGTTGCATAATAATGATGTCAGTTTCGGTAAATCTGACAAAGTATTTGACCAATCGAATTCACCGAGATGTTCAACTAGGAGGAACTGTAAATTTTGCAGCAAGGGTAAACTTTCGCTGTAGTGATTCGTCTCTAGGTGTTTAATGGAATTGGGATGAGTGAgatgaatttcatcaaagtcaTTGCACCTTAACATTTCCAATTTAGGTGTCGTAATAAAGAATTTGTGACTGGCAGTGTCAAATTCGACCATTTTCACATTTGGTAGATTGATCTGAGTTTCATGCTTAATACCAccaattttaacattaattttcaCTTGTTCGAGCTGCGTTAAATCATTCACTTTCAGCTGAGCGTATTCTGACTGGGAACCCTCGAAGTAAAGTCGTCTAAACTTATCCAATCTTAATCTCGACCGATAAGAATTGAATGTTGTCACGTTGATAGCATCCTGAAggttgaattgtttttttgtgtagaACCAGTAGCCCTTGACATTATCGTTTGTGCTACTAATGATCAGCTCAGGTGTTTTAACGGCTTGACAGAGTAACTTGAAACGCTTGCATACCTGGGGGATGAGATTTTTTATCGAATGGATCGTTTATCTTTTTAAACATAATTAAGCCTACCAAACTGCATTGTATTAGGTCTTTGACTTTGAGGTATTCGAAAATTGATATGAGAAGCTCGTTCGGTAAGTCGTTCATCGTTACAAACGTTTTATGAGAATTCGATGTCATTCCTCAatcttttaattgaaatttgttttgtttgtaagtttttttgtgatagaatATTTCTagtcaattttatttagatatttgtttttgtttcttgaAACATGCACAGAACGATGATGAATAAAATAGATGATTGTATATTTATGTATTGAATGTAATGATAGGTATACACATTGTTTATGTTATAACTTGTTACTATCAATGAATTATTTGTTACAGCCCTGATGATGTGaaaacgaaatatattggcaaaTTTAAAACAATGTCTTTATTTTGAACTACTCCGACAACGCtaatattaattgaaatttaagtaTTAACATTTACTCTATAACCGATCGGGATTGACAGCGTTGACACTACCCGATGCATATTGACAACTATTCTATCTGTGTACAAATTCACCCTCTCGTTTCGCACAAATAAATTTGCGGCTCCGCCGCagttttgtatgaagaaattgagttttttttttaaattcttagaAATTAAGGAtcgaatataaaataatttataaaatgttaaaaacgTGGTTAAACAATtccaatttcttttatttcgtaATGAATGCATTCTATTCGCATGTACTTCGTCCGTAAGTGACAGAAATCTTAGcgcaaacaaaataaattttgatggtGTTTGTGATAATGTTGTATTTGTCAcacattcattttcattttttgctttGAGCACTAAACGTCGATGTGATAATTGTATATAACTAATTTTATATTCAGACGGACCAAAAACGTCATATTCTCTCACCAGATAGAGAgtcaaaacaacaactttttctcTCACTTTAAATCACGTCACTTTTCGTTCCCATTTGTGGTAATTTTATTTAGGAATTCGTTATTTATTGTACGAcatacaaaataaatgttaaactAATTTCGGATTTCATTTGTTATGTCTTTATTGACTTAACATTTGATTACTGACTCAATTCACGCCGCGTAAGTGCgattcagaatttgaatttcggATGAACCAGCgaatgaacaaatgaattgaaaaataaatgtcaaCGCACTCTGATATGAGAATACCGCGTCTTGTCCTTTCACAACGCTACGTTTGAAAAGGACCTGccacttttaattttgaattttccgcGGACTTACGGCGTCTATTGACTATATTTACTGCGccaaacattttgaatattatgaAAGAATGTTGACACTTCGGTACTGAATCTATGTATATAGTCAATATATAGTCAATATATATAGGAGCCAGAGCGAGGCGAGGACCTTCACTGTTCGGCTTCAGCAGAGCCGGATTAGCATTTCCAGCGCTCTGGGCCGTAAGATTACAGCGCCactcaaaaatgtgaaaaacgaaatttatcaatttttttagaaacaaaatcaaattaaattttaagaaaagttGTCTAAATTATGTTTGCttgtgaattttaattttaagcgACCAATAAAGTCCTACTTGGATTTATTGTGATAGAAATGAACGTAGAgttgcgagcggagcgagcgttGGGTTACCAACTCGACTTAGTGAAAAACGTTCGCAATATATTACCCGATTTTCCGGTtttcaaacgtttttctttgtaatttgTCTCCCGCGAGGTTTATCGCTTGCAACTCATTTAATACCCGAACAGTTAtaagggattcttttgaaaacggTCCTACCAGATGTGCCCAGATAGGTATTAATTCATAAAaggcaaaactatttttattaaaaatcctTAACTCTTGTGTGGAAGCTGATCGAAAACAGGAAACATGCATCTCCAGATACatgtcattggaaaggtaattgTGAACCGAAATTTGTTACTTAAAacagttttaaatttgtttatgttcGCTGATATCACAAACGTAAGTCAGCAGCTGTTACTGccacagaaaaaatattttttgatacaGTTTTGACAATGTCAGGAAATATTCGAGTACATTAACCGAGTCTCCGATTTACACTTCAAAGGGACATTCATCATGTCACAACCCATGCATGTTTGGTGTGATTGGAAAGCTAAGACCAGTAGCAAATAGGGTCAACAGcctttgatgtttttgttattttttgtatgcatAGTAACCATCAGATGTTCACCGATGTAGTCAAATTTTTAGCATTTTTCCAGCCGTTCATATCTCAGTTCAAATGAAGTTTGAACCAATTAAGACCTCATTTGCCCCGAAAGTGCATGCACCTTTGTAATGCCACTtcacacgaccttgtacgtttCATGTATATGGAGATACCTCCACAAGAAAAAGGAATGTTTTCAGTATTCCATCAGTTCATACCACTGGACAAGAGTTGAGTACTTTAAAAAGAAATAGTTTTGGCTTCTATGGATTATTAcctatctaggcacatataagtGCGTCCGATTTCAATAGGACCGTTTTCAAACGAATTCcatttatacagaaaaaaatgacGTTAATTGATAATAACTGAGCAAGAACACTGTATCAAAACCGAGATCTAAAACTCACTTTGATTGGTGTACATTTTGCTTGTGTACTTTAGTCTTACTTTCTCAGCGCCCCTAATTTTCCCAGCGCCCGGGCCCGGCCCGCTTGGCCCGCCTTATAATCCGGCTCTGGGCTTCAGTAGTACACAGAATCGGTCTGTGTCACAGATGGTCTTACGCCTGAAGTTACAGTGTGGGTTTAACCATCGCACATACGTCATAATATCCTttgtttcaatgaaagtagatgaCTAGGTATGGCCAATGAGCCGATTAATATTGAACGCactcaaaatttgtgtaaatttatgtcgAAATATTATagaaatgagtgcgtttacaAAACCTGTATGTGCTCCGGACCGACCATTGACCACGCCTATTCTATACATTCAGCAAATGCACCCGCAAAGAAATGGGTAGGAAAAACGTTGGTGAGTGTCTCGAGCGAAACCACAAATTCGAGTAgtgtatcaaaataaataagagtAGCCTACATGACGAAGACCTTCAGCTATTTCCTCtcaaaatttgatattaaaaCGATAGAAAACCAAGGCTGTTgtggaggtcacgcagaccgccattttattagatacgcgggaacaacCCAcatctgatgattttacatataaaaaaattcaccacatcatcacggCGATGATTACCATCACgataggtgaattttttgtatgaaaatccgCCATATTATCATCAAtagtggtgtgtaacccgcgtatctgtatctgcg
The sequence above is a segment of the Bradysia coprophila strain Holo2 unplaced genomic scaffold, BU_Bcop_v1 contig_70, whole genome shotgun sequence genome. Coding sequences within it:
- the LOC119083614 gene encoding uncharacterized protein LOC119083614, with translation MNDLPNELLISIFEYLKVKDLIQCSLVCKRFKLLCQAVKTPELIISSTNDNVKGYWFYTKKQFNLQDAINVTTFNSYRSRLRLDKFRRLYFEGSQSEYAQLKVNDLTQLEQVKINVKIGGIKHETQINLPNVKMVEFDTASHKFFITTPKLEMLRCNDFDEIHLTHPNSIKHLETNHYSESLPLLQNLQFLLVEHLGEFDWSNTLSDLPKLTSLLCNGSCGYIPRAIKSLVEHKLGHQRSEPKIYFLSVELDELKKIDEYTSNNNDFLFQINNYNSLTETVFNTRLTNPHQIDYNTLVDSMKDKVPDDFFKKYFSTRSICVNGKVENQEHLFEFLKNFDYLTELQLYNASLDQSFYSRLGELDQLTWLTVATNSQSPLATSVSIFNFDCLLMLKRLTHFYISFDSINYFDLTLELFTHLKYFESGSFNFKESKVFISKNMEFNNYKLRYDGHEKCRLDFNGLIREVEAIKNRHINQD